A region from the Aegilops tauschii subsp. strangulata cultivar AL8/78 chromosome 5, Aet v6.0, whole genome shotgun sequence genome encodes:
- the LOC109749007 gene encoding enolase, producing MAATIQSVKARQIFDSRGNPTVEVDVCCSDGTFARAAVPSGASTGVYEALELRDGGSDYLGKGVSKAVNNVNSIIAPALVGKDPTAQTELDNFMVQQLDGTKNEWGWCKQKLGANAILAVSLAVCKAGASVKKIPLYQHIANLAGNKQLVLPVPAFNVINGGSHAGNKLAMQEFMILPTGATSFKEAMKMGVEVYHNLKSVIKKKYGQDATNVGDEGGFAPNIQENKEGLELLKTAIEKAGYTGKVVIGMDVAASEFYNDKDKTYDLNFKEENNDGSQKISGDSLKNVYKSFVSEYPIVSIEDPFDQDDWVHYAKMTEECGVEVQIVGDDLLVTNPTRVAKAIQEKSCNALLLKVNQIGSVTESIEAVKMSKHAGWGVMTSHRSGETEDTFIADLAVGLSTGQIKTGAPCRSERLAKYNQLLRIEEELGDAAVYAGLKFRAPVEPY from the exons ATGGCGGCGACGATCCAGTCCGTGAAGGCCCGCCAGATCTTCGACAGCCGCGGCAACCCCACCGTCGAG GTTGATGTGTGCTGCTCAGATGGAACCTTCGCCAGGGCCGCCGTTCCCAGCGGTGCATCAACTG GTGTCTATGAAGCTTTGGAGCTGAGGGACGGTGGATCTGACTACTTGGGCAAGGGTGTTTCCAAG GCTGTTAACAATGTGAACTCCATTATTGCACCCGCTTTGGTCGGCAAG GACCCTACCGCTCAAACTGAGCTCGACAACTTTATGGTTCAGCAGCTTGATGGAACCAAGAATGAGTGGGGTTGGTGCAAGCAAAAG CTTGGTGCTAATGCAATCCTGGCTGTATCACTAGCTGTTTGCAAAGCTGGAGCCAGCGTCAAGAAGATTCCACTGTACCAG CACATTGCCAACCTTGCTGGCAACAAGCAATTGGTTTTGCCCGTTCCTGCGTTCAATGTCATCAATGGTGGATCCCATGCTGGAAACAAGCTTGCTATGCAG GAGTTCATGATCCTTCCTACTGGAGCTACCTCATTCAAGGAGGCAATGAAGATGGGCGTTGAAGTGTACCACAACTTGAAG TCTGTTATCAAGAAGAAGTACGGGCAGGATGCCACCAATGTCGGAGATGAAGGTGGTTTTGCTCCTAACATTCAG GAGAACAAGGAGGGCCTTGAGCTCTTGAAGACTGCAATTGAAAAGGCTGGATACACCGGCAAG GTTGTCATTGGAATGGATGTTGCTGCTTCAGAGTTCTACAATGACAAGGACAAAACCTATGACCTCAACTTCAAGGAAGAG AACAACGATGGTTCCCAGAAGATATCTGGAGATAGCCTGAAGAACGTATACAAGTCATTCGTGAGCGAGTACCCCATTGTGTCGATTGAGGACCCATTTGACCAGGATGACTGGGTGcactatgctaagatgactgaAGAATGTGGAGTGGAAGTTCAGATTGTTGGTGATGACCTTCTAGTCACCAACCCAACT AGAGTTGCAAAGGCAATCCAGGAGAAGTCATGCAATGCTCTTCTGCTCAAG GTTAACCAAATTGGATCCGTCACTGAGAGTATCGAGGCCGTGAAGATGTCAAAACATGCCGGCTGGGGTGTGATGACCAGTCACAGGAG TGGTGAGACCGAGGACACATTCATTGCTGATTTGGCTGTTGGTCTGTCCACG GGTCAGATTAAGACCGGGGCTCCGTGCCGCTCAGAGCGTCTTGCCAAGTACAACCAG CTTCTGAGGATCGAGGAGGAGCTGGGCGATGCCGCGGTGTACGCTGGCCTCAAGTTCCGTGCACCGGTGGAGCCCTACTAG
- the LOC109749008 gene encoding malate dehydrogenase, glyoxysomal — protein sequence MEQGTDSAAARRMARVASHLCPPTSQMEEVAILKGSNCRAKGAAPGFKVAVLGASGGIGQPLSLLMKMNPLVSVLHLYDVVNTPGVTADISHMNTGAVVRGFLGQPQLESALTGMDLVIIPAGIPRKPGMTRDDLFNINAGIVRTLCEGIAKCCPNAIVNVISNPVNSTVPIAAEVFKKAGTYDPKRLLGVTTLDVVRANTFVGEVLGLDPRDVNVPVVGGHAGVTILPLLSQVNPPCSFTSEEISYLTSRIQNGGTEVVEAKAGAGSATLSMAYAAAKFADACLRGLRGDAGIVECSYIASQVTELPFFASKVRLGRSGVEEVLPLGPLNEFERAGLEKAKGELAESIHKGVAFANK from the exons ATGGAGCAAGGCACCGACtccgcggcggcgaggcggatGGCCAGGGTCGCCTCCCACCTCTGCCCGCCCACCTCGCAG ATGGAGGAGGTGGCCATCTTGAAGGGCTCTAATTGCCGTGCAAAAGGTGCGGCACCAGGGTTCAAGGTCGCAGTCCTGGGTGCATCTGGTGGGATCGGCCAGCCGCTCTCGCTGCTTATGAAGATGAACCCTCTTGTTTCGGTGCTCCATTTGTATGATGTTGTCAACACACCTGGTGTCACAGCTGACATTAGCCATATGAACACTGGTGCTGTG GTGCGTGGCTTCTTGGGTCAGCCACAATTGGAAAGTGCTCTTACTGGAATGGATCTTGTGATCATTCCTGCTGGCATTCCTCGGAAACCTGGGATGACAAGGGATGATTTGTTCAACATCAATGCTGGGATTGTTCGGACTCTTTGCGAGGGAATTGCAAAATGCTGCCCAAATGCGATTGTGAATGTGATCAGTAATCCTGTAAATTCTACCGTTCCGATTGCTGCTGAAGTATTTAAAAAAGCTGGAACATATGATCCTAAGCGTCTATTGGGGGTGACAACACTTGATGTAGTGAGAGCCAATACCTTTGTG GGAGAGGTTCTTGGACTTGACCCCAGAGATGTCAATGTTCCTGTTGTTGGTGGGCATGCAGGAGTTACGATATTACCACTCCTTTCACAG GTGAATCCTCCCTGTTCGTTTACCTCAGAAGAAATTAGTTATCTCACTTCTCGCATACAGAATGGTGGGACAGAAGTAGTTGAG GCGAAGGCAGGAGCAGGATCAGCAACCCTTTCCATG GCCTACGCAGCAGCCAAATTCGCGGACGCCTGCCTGAGAGGGCTGCGCGGGGACGCCGGGATAGTGGAGTGCTCTTACATAGCCTCTCAG GTGACGGAGCTGCCCTTCTTCGCGTCCAAGGTGCGGCTGGGCCGGTCCGGCGTCGAGGAGGTCCTGCCGCTCGGCCCGCTGAACGAGTTTGAGAG GGCCGGGCTGGAGAAGGCCAAGGGCGAGCTGGCCGAGAGCATCCACAAGGGCGTCGCTTTCGCCAACAAGTGA